In one window of Gossypium arboreum isolate Shixiya-1 chromosome 4, ASM2569848v2, whole genome shotgun sequence DNA:
- the LOC108459242 gene encoding cytochrome P450 714C2-like — translation MELALLVVKMSGTCLLIGLIGMVIQLFDSMIWQPQRLRAKLRKQGIQGPPPTFLLGNTLDIKKAQSQSSVLAQQHITHNNSSTVFPFFHQWIQQYGPTFLFSLGNIQILHITDADLVKEIITCTSMDLGNPTYQQKERGPLLGKGILTSNGALWAHQRKIIAPELYMDKVKGMTHLMAECSVMVVKGWKSKIDSHGGAADIKVDDCLRRFTRDVISRACFGSNYSKGEEIFFKIRALQEAMSKKVLSNGFPGMRYLPTKSNREIWRLEKEVRALILKTVYETKDETSKEDLLQMILKGAESSDLGPDATDNFIVDNCKNIYFAGYETTAITAAWTLFLLALNPDWQDKVRAEVVQICEGKIPDADMIRRMKTVSTTFIFLIYEAVTCPEINYV, via the exons ATGGAGTTGGCATTGCTGGTGGTGAAGATGAGTGGAACATGCTTGTTGATTGGGTTGATTGGAATGGTGATTCAGCTGTTTGATTCGATGATTTGGCAGCCCCAAAGGCTCCGTGCCAAGCTCCGAAAGCAGGGCATCCAGGGTCCCCCTCCTACATTTTTGCTTGGTAATACACTTGACATCAAGAAGGCACAATCTCAGTCCTCAGTTTTGGCCCAACAACACATTACCCACAACAATTCCTCTACTGTCTTCCCTTTCTTCCATCAATGGATACAGCAATATG GCCCAACCTTTTTGTTTTCGCTTGGCAACATACAGATTTTACACATAACAGATGCTGATTTGGTGAAGGAAATAATTACATGCACTTCAATGGACTTGGGAAATCCCACCTATCAACAGAAGGAACGAGGCCCTCTTCTTGGCAAAGGCATTTTAACTTCAAATGGTGCCTTATGGGCTCATCAAAGGAAAATCATTGCTCCTGAATTATACATGGACAAGGTCAAG GGTATGACACACCTTATGGCAGAGTGCTCAGTTATGGTGGTGAAGGGATGGAAGAGCAAAATAGATAGCCATGGTGGAGCAGCAGACATAAAAGTTGACGATTGTTTAAGAAGGTTTACAAGGGATGTTATCTCAAGGGCTTGTTTTGGAAGCAATTATTCCAAAGGAGAAGAGATTTTCTTCAAAATTAGAGCTCTACAAGAAGCCATGTCTAAAAAAGTTTTATCTAATGGCTTCCCTGGAATGAG GTATCTTCCGACGAAGAGCAATAGGGAAATATGGAGATTGGAGAAAGAAGTTCGAGCATTGATATTGAAAACTGTATATGAAACCAAGGATGAAACATCAAAGGAAGATCTGTTACAAATGATTCTGAAAGGTGCTGAAAGCAGTGATTTAGGCCCTGATGCAACTGATAACTTCATTGTTGACAACTGCAAGAACATATATTTTGCTGGGTATGAAACAACTGCCATTACAGCTGCTTGGACCTTGTTCCTTCTAGCACTCAACCCTGATTGGCAAGACAAAGTTCGTGCCGAGGTTGTTCAAATTTGTGAGGGCAAAATACCAGATGCCGATATGATCCGGAGGATGAAAACAGTAAGCACAACCTTCATTTTTCTTATATATGAGGCAGTAACATGTCCTGAAATTAACTATGTTTGA
- the LOC108457887 gene encoding protein SMAX1-LIKE 3-like: MRAGVCSVQQTLTAEASNMVKQSIGLARRRGHAQVTPLHVASALLASPNGLLRRACLQSHSHPLQFRALELCFNVALNRLPAFTSNPLLGPQSPHHHHPSLSNALVAAFKRAQAHQRRGTIENQQQPILALKIELQHLIISILDDPSVSRVMREAGFSSPQVKTKLEQTVSLEICSQVPSTKENPISKPQVVGPNVSNSQFLFGSSLSKPADQHRNQNMSNVLNTIVNKRRNTVIIGECVGSAESVVKGVMDKFEKGQVSGDLRYLQFIKLPLFSLRNLAKDEVEQKLVELKCLVKNYIGRGVVLYLGDLKWISEFWSNNGEQRRNYYCPVEHIIMEIKRLVCGIRDSGKFFLLGISSFQTYIKCKTGYPSLETIWELHPLAISADSSLSLCLNLADSLPVDEAVGVNKNQTPLTHRLLNFDKEADQSTASSSLRNKDFISTAIVSPSSSLPSWLQEAKINPLHHKDSVNIRDVQKEHQFWISESEHTDELGYGVPLGFDPKPDLLSNPNSSPNSASSSEATEVDIDGLNQFKIRNAENMNILCSALERKVPRHKDLVPEIVSTILECRSGTRKVKSWLNRGETKEETWLFFLGADHEAKKKIARELGRCIFGSQNNMVTISSISKTADLIEESNNKRKRDKWGSNYVERLGEALNENPHRVLLMEDMEQLDYCSMEAMKQAIENGRISISDDETVGVKDAIIIFSCKSLNALSRGGSSSRKRTKVCETEDEIKETDEMEHKNSSISLDLKIALEDYSAGDDIGIREYVDKLIVFRSVQEL; the protein is encoded by the exons ATGAGGGCAGGAGTTTGCAGTGTGCAGCAAACGTTAACAGCTGAGGCTTCGAACATGGTGAAGCAATCAATTGGGCTTGCTAGACGGCGAGGGCACGCCCAAGTCACTCCCCTTCATGTCGCAAGTGCTTTGCTTGCATCCCCTAATGGCCTTCTTCGACGAGCTTGTCTTCAATCTCACTCTCACCCTCTTCAGTTCAGAGCTCTCGAGCTTTGTTTCAATGTCGCACTAAATCGTCTCCCTGCATTCACTTCTAACCCTTTGTTAGGCCCTCAAAGCCCCCATCATCATCATCCTTCCCTTTCCAACGCCTTGGTTGCCGCCTTTAAGCGAGCTCAGGCTCATCAACGCCGAGGAACCATTGAGAACCAACAACAACCCATTTTAGCTCTCAAAATAGAGTTACAACATCTCATAATCTCCATTTTAGATGATCCTAGTGTCAGTAGGGTAATGAGGGAAGCTGGTTTCTCCAGCCCACAAGTTAAAACCAAACTAGAACAAACAGTTTCCTTAGAGATATGTTCCCAAGTTCCCTCTACTAAGGAAAATCCCATTTCCAAGCCCCAAGTTGTTGGTCCTAATGTGTCAAATTCCCAGTTCTTGTTTGGGTCTTCACTAAGCAAACCAGCAGATCAACATAGGAACCAAAACATGTCAAATGTTTTGAACACAATTGTGAACAAAAGGAGAAACACAGTGATTATAGGGGAGTGTGTAGGCAGTGCCGAGAGTGTCGTTAAAGGGGTGATGGATAAGTTTGAGAAAGGCCAAGTTTCTGGGGATTTAAGATATCTGCAATTTATCAAGCTTCCACTTTTTTCATTGAGAAATCTTGCTAAAGATGAAGTGGAGCAGAAACTTGTAGAGCTTAAGTGCCTAGTGAAGAATTATATAGGAAGAGGGGTTGTTTTATATTTGGGTGATCTCAAATGGATTTCAGAGTTTTGGTCTAACAATGGGGAGCAAAGAAGAAACTATTACTGCCCAGTGGAACACATTATCATGGAGATTAAGAGATTAGTGTGTGGCATTAGAGACAGTGGGAAGTTTTTTCTTTTGGGAATTTCAAGTTTTCAAACTTACATCAAGTGTAAAACAGGCTATCCTTCTCTTGAGACAATTTGGGAACTTCATCCTCTTGCAATTTCAGCTGACAGCAGCTTAAGCCTCTGTCTCAATCTTGCTGACAG TTTGCCAGTAGATGAAGCTGTAGGGGTAAATAAGAACCAGACTCCCTTAACTCATAGATTGCTCAACTTTGACAAGGAAGCTGATCAAAGCACTGCAAGCAGCAGTCTCCGAAATAAGGATTTCATCAGTACTGCAATTGTCTCTCCTAGTTCAAGTCTGCCTTCATGGCTCCAAGAAGCCAAAATAAACCCTCTCCATCATAAG GATTCAGTCAATATACGGGATGTACAGAAAGAGCATCAGTTTTGGATATCCGAATCCGAACACACAGATGAATTGGGCTATGGAGTCCCATTGGGATTTGATCCTAAACCAGACCTCCTCTCAAACCCCAACTCCAGCCCCAACTCAGCTTCTTCAAGTGAGGCAACTGAGGTTGACATTGATGGCCTTAACCAGTTCAAGATTCGGAATGCTGAAAACATGAACATTCTATGCAGTGCATTAGAGAGAAAGGTTCCACGGCACAAGGATCTGGTTCCTGAAATCGTTAGCACCATACTTGAATGCAGGTCGGGGACGAGAAAAGTCAAAAGCTGGTTAAACAGGGGAGAAACCAAAGAAGAAACTTGGTTGTTTTTCTTAGGAGCTGACCATGAAGCCAAGAAGAAGATTGCCAGAGAGTTGGGTAGATGCATTTTCGGTTCTCAAAACAACATGGTCACCATCTCTTCCATATCGAAAACTGCAGATTTGATTGAAGAATCCAACAACAAACGAAAGAGGGACAAGTGGGGCAGCAATTATGTTGAGAGATTGGGTGAGGCATTGAATGAGAATCCTCACAGGGTGCTCTTAATGGAAGACATGGAACAGCTTGATTATTGTTCCATGGAAGCCATGAAACAAGCAATTGAAAATGGGAGAATAAGCATTTCAGATGATGAAACAGTTGGTGTTAAAGATGCAATCATCATTTTCAGCTGCAAAAGCTTGAATGCATTGTCAAGAGGTGGTAGTTCTTCAAGAAAAAGGACAAAGGTTTGTGAAACAGAAGATGAGATTAAGGAAACAGATGAAATGGAGCACAAAAACTCATCAATCTCTCTAGATTTGAAGATTGCACTTGAAGATTATAGTGCAGGTGATGATATTGGAATTCGGGAATATGTTGATAAGCTAATCGTTTTCAGATCAGTTCAGGAACTTTGA
- the LOC128291876 gene encoding cytochrome P450 714C2-like has protein sequence MVINETLRLYPPGAIISREALEDMKFGKLDVPKGVNIWLMPVTLHQDPEIWGPDAHKFNPERFANGVSGACKFPHVYLPFGFGPHTCLGQHFALAELKLLLALALSNFTFSPSPNYRHCPSLSLIIEPKYGVNLIVRRL, from the coding sequence ATGGTGATCAATGAGACGCTAAGGCTATATCCTCCAGGAGCTATTATATCGAGGGAGGCCTTAGAAGATATGAAATTTGGAAAACTTGATGTGCCCAAAGGAGTGAATATTTGGTTAATGCCGGTGACACTTCACCAAGACCCTGAAATATGGGGACCTGATGCTCATAAATTCAACCCTGAAAGGTTTGCCAATGGTGTCAGTGGCGCCTGCAAGTTCCCTCATGTGTATTTGCCTTTTGGATTCGGACCGCATACATGTTTGGGGCAGCATTTTGCCTTGGCCGAACTCAAGCTACTTCTTGCCCTTGCTTTGTCAAATTTCACTTTTTCTCCCTCACCAAACTATAGGCACTGCCCATCTTTGAGTTTGATTATTGAACCTAAATATGGAGTCAATCTCATTGTTAGGAGGCTTTGA